Proteins encoded within one genomic window of Gadus macrocephalus chromosome 16, ASM3116895v1:
- the bloc1s3 gene encoding biogenesis of lysosome-related organelles complex 1 subunit 3, translating to MSNRYQIVVQGEASETDSDDEVYITSLPAAAQAAAAAAGAKVPGEASETDSEGELDQPKGQPIGVSPAGSYDNVQILRRDLPPLIVVRDHPDIQSVVEDRWSPVHRPHGDTLLQQKLQESNSRLCADVAQTLRQVYGNASREVRSATVQLNTSQAAIINASHSIRLILDDLKAVSEKIDSITSCHLLPDIHMGPPAASIAQGP from the exons ATGTCCAACAGATATCAGATCGTGGTGCAGGGCGAGGCGTCAGAGACAGACTCTGATGATGAGGTGTACATCACCTCCCTGCCGGCAGCTgcccaggctgctgctgctgctgctggagccaaG GTCCCCGGCGAGGCCTCTGAGACGGACAGTGAGGGCGAGCTGGATCAGCCTAAGGGACAACCGATTGGTGTTTCTCCAGCAGGGAGCTATGACAACGTTCAGATACTTAGGAGAGACCTGCCTCCCCTCATAGTGGTCAGAGACCACCCTGACATCCAGTCGGTAGTGGAAGATAGATGGAGCCCTGTTCACAGACCCCACG GGGACACCCTGTTGCAGCAGAAGCTGCAGGAGTCTAACAGCCGCCTGTGTGCCGATGTGGCGCAGACGCTGCGGCAGGTCTACGGCAACGCCAGCCGAGAG GTACGCAGTGCCACCGTTCAGCTCAACACATCCCAGGCGGCTATCATCAACGCCTCCCACAGCATCAGACTCATCCTGGACGACCTGAAGGCTGTTTCTGAGAAGATTGATAGTATCACCAGCTGCCACCTGCTGCCAGACATCCACATGGGCCCACCTGCGGCCAGCATAGCCCAAGGACCATGA